In Saprospiraceae bacterium, the sequence ATGAGCATATGTTGAGGCCTTTCGACTACTTGGCCATACATTCTGAGCAAGTAGGATCGCTCCAGGGTCTTAAAACCAAAATAATCGAAATTGTAATCCCGATCGTAGATGATCGCTGAATCGAGTTTATCAGCAGATTTCATGACGATATCGTGCGTCTCTTTTCCGATCAGGCCGGCGGGGGTGTTTGTCTTTGGGTCTACATAGTTAAATAGGTCATGGATGGTTTCAGAAAAGGACTTCTTGGTTTCTTTGTGCAGATTGGATACAGCGATTCGGGCAGCTAGCAGTGCATAATCCGGATGAACTGTAGCCAGAGAGGCAGCTGTCTCCGCAGCCAATACATCCAGATCGGTAGTTTTGACGCCATCATAGAGTCCGATGATCACTCTTTTGGCAATTTCGATGGGTTCTACATAGGTAGAGTTGAGGCCGTAGCACAGCTTTTTGATGCGGGCTGTGATTTTGTCAAATGACACCTCCTCTTGTTTTCCGCTCCTTTTTAAGACCTTCATAGTAGTTTTCTTTGTTAATTTGGTTTTCTTATTTGTAGTAGTTTTGAGATAATAGCCTAGTCTTGACCTTAATTGTAGTTTTTGTGTAGTTTATATGTTAAAAGTCAGCATTGATGCTGAATACTTGTGTGTCTCGCGTAGTACCGATGCCCGATTTCTTATACTCCCCCACTCTCTTTTCGAAGAAATTAGTTTTGCCGGTCAGAGAGATCATCTCCATAAATGGGAAAGGATTCTCCACATTGTATATCTTTTTATTGCCCAATGACATCAATAACCTGTCTGCTACGAACTCGATATACTGGCACATCAGATCTGCATTCATACCGATCAGGCGTACTGGCAAGGCATCCGTGACAAATTCCTTCTCAATCTCTACTGCATCTCTGATGATGTTTTCGACTTGCTCATCTGATAATTTATTGACCAGATGCTTATTATAGATCATACAGGCAAAATCACAGTGCATGCCTTCATCTCTGGATATCAGCTCATTGGAGAAAGTGAGTCCAGGCATCAAGCCACGCTTTTTGAGCCAGAAGATGGAACAAAACGATCCACTAAAAAATATGCCTTCTACCGCGGCAAATGCAACCAGCTGCTCATGAAACGAGCCCTGCTCTATCCAACGCATCGCCCAATCAGCTTTTTTCTTGACACAAGGCATATGATCTATGGCATGGAAGAGGTAATCCTTCTCCTGAGGATCCTTGATATATGTGTCTATCAATAAAGAATAGGTCTCTGAATGTATGTTTTCAATCATGATCTGGTAGCCATAGAAAAATTTAGCTTCGGGATACTGCACCATGCGGAGCATATTTTCTGCCAGGTTTTCATTGACGATGCCATCACTGGCAGCAAAAAAGGCCAATACATGTTTGATGAAATGTCTTTCGTCATCTGTCAGCCCCTCTTGCCAGGTGATGATGTCTTGTGCAAGGTCAATCTCTTCTGCTACCCAAAAGGTGGCTACAGAGTCTTTATAAAACTGCCATATATCATTATGTTGTAAAGGGAATATCACAAACCGGTTAGGGTTCTCTTGTAGAATTGGTTCGACACGTTGCTCCATACTGTTTATATCAGTTTGATTGGATTGGTTAGAAAATGGATGACTATGAGATGCAGAGAGATGCTTCGGAAGTAATATTCGATTTATCTGTTCTGCGGATCAAAAATAAAGCTCTTATCTGTTAATCTAAACTTAATATAGAAATTTTTTATATAAGTTTTTTTAATTTTTATCTTGGTTTCAACATTCATATCGGATTATTTTTTGTATGTACTTCTTTAAGACATATTAAAAAAATCACTAAAGTATGATGCTAAATAAATGAAACATTTCTTTAATATGTTTTGAAATTACTAACATAGTGTTGATAATGATCATAATACATTGAACATCAACAATTTAAAAATTTATAAATTGTTAGCAACTGTATCCAAAAATCAATTAATCTTAAAAAAAGGAAGTCATTGAAATGACTTATTAGGGTAAAAAGGCTTTAAAACATTTGTTTGTGCCTAAAGAACCAAACGAGGAACACAATCAGCAAAACGGAAAGAAACAAAATATAATAAAAAGCCATCGGATTGTCCTCTAAGGGGAGGTACTTCAGGTTCATCCCGTAAAAGCTGGCAACCAGTGTAGGCACCATTAAAATGATGGTCACCACGGTCAGTCTTTGGATAAACTTATTGAGGTTATTGGAGACTATGCTTGCATAAGCTTCCATGGTGCCAGACAGGATATTGGTGTGTCTATTGGCCATATCAAGCGCCTGATTATTGTCGATGAGGATGTCTTCAAACAAATCTGTCTTGTCTTCGTCTGCAGTGATCTGCAGGAAGTCTGTTCGTTTCATTTTCATTTTAACCAGATCATTAGCACTCAGTGAGTTGACGAAATACACGAGGCTTTTTTCTATCCTTAAAAGCTGCTTTAATTCAGCATTTCTACTGGAATCGTAGAGCTCTTGTTCTATAAGGTTGCGCTTTAAATTTAAGCGTTTGAGGCTATCGAGATATGCCCACACATTTTGATCAAGTATATGTAGCGTAAACGACCTGATATCCGCGGGATCAGCATTTTTTACTTTGCCATCGATAAATTTTTTCAAGATGGTATTCTCATGAGCGGAAATGGTGATAA encodes:
- a CDS encoding ribonucleotide-diphosphate reductase subunit beta: MEQRVEPILQENPNRFVIFPLQHNDIWQFYKDSVATFWVAEEIDLAQDIITWQEGLTDDERHFIKHVLAFFAASDGIVNENLAENMLRMVQYPEAKFFYGYQIMIENIHSETYSLLIDTYIKDPQEKDYLFHAIDHMPCVKKKADWAMRWIEQGSFHEQLVAFAAVEGIFFSGSFCSIFWLKKRGLMPGLTFSNELISRDEGMHCDFACMIYNKHLVNKLSDEQVENIIRDAVEIEKEFVTDALPVRLIGMNADLMCQYIEFVADRLLMSLGNKKIYNVENPFPFMEMISLTGKTNFFEKRVGEYKKSGIGTTRDTQVFSINADF
- a CDS encoding magnesium transporter CorA family protein, coding for MIQFYTRVDGHLKQLQQASPGCWIDIHPPFEQNELESFAVSKEIPSDYLTDSLDPDERSRYERWDENLRFILIQTPILNPDEEENQPIYITIPIGLLITPDTIITISAHENTILKKFIDGKVKNADPADIRSFTLHILDQNVWAYLDSLKRLNLKRNLIEQELYDSSRNAELKQLLRIEKSLVYFVNSLSANDLVKMKMKRTDFLQITADEDKTDLFEDILIDNNQALDMANRHTNILSGTMEAYASIVSNNLNKFIQRLTVVTIILMVPTLVASFYGMNLKYLPLEDNPMAFYYILFLSVLLIVFLVWFFRHKQMF